In Gigantopelta aegis isolate Gae_Host chromosome 14, Gae_host_genome, whole genome shotgun sequence, the following proteins share a genomic window:
- the LOC121389314 gene encoding thymidine kinase 2, mitochondrial-like: MMRIVMQRVLCSKLSKVWSAMTCKEHGGSRKQNHGIFTSNGANGFTRSVSSGKTHEYLTVCVEGNIGSGKTAMLNYFQQDSDIEVVDEPVKLWRNIPGFNGQVHNGLDLLYRDPSRWGLTFQTYVQLTMLDIHIRPHEKPIRMMERSIFSAKYCFVENLYRSSYLPEIEYCVLSQWFDWIFKTQNIKVDLIVYLQTKPEIVSDRIKNRDRKEERGIPLEYLQTLFEFHEEWLVHKQIPSACTCFAY; this comes from the exons ATGATGAGAATAGTAATGCAACGCGTGCTTTGCTCCAAACTGAGCAAGGTGTGGTCTGCGATGACTTGCAAGGAGCATGGCGGTTCCAGGAAACAAAACCATGGAATCTTCACCAGCAATGGTGCCA ATGGTTTTACAAGATCTGTATCAAGTGGAAAAACACATGAATACCTCACT GTGTGTGTGGAGGGAAATATTGGAAGTGGAAAGACTGCAATGTTAAACTATTTCCAACAAGATTCAGACATTGAG GTTGTTGATGAGCCAGTAAAGCTATGGAGAAATATCCCTGGATTCAACGGCCAAGTTCATAATGGACTG GATCTGTTGTACCGCGATCCGTCGCGCTGGGGACTCACGTTTCAGACATACGTGCAGCTCACCATGTTGGACATTCACATACGGCCTCATGAAAAGCCAATTCGCATGATGGAGAGGTCGATATTCAGTGCCAAGTACTGCTTTGTAGAAAACCTCTACAGAAG ttcttATCTGCCTGAAATTGAATACTGCGTTCTTTCCCAGTGGTTTGACTGGATTTTTAAAACTCAGAATATCAAAGTTGATCTCATAG tttatttacagaCCAAACCTGAAATTGTTTCTGATAGAATTAAAAACCGAgacagaaaagaagaaagaggaATTCCACTGG AATATCTACAAACACTGTTTGAATTTCACGAGGAATGGCTTGTACATAAGCAAATTCCCTCTGCCTGCACCTGTTTTG CCTATTGA